A region of Candidatus Poribacteria bacterium DNA encodes the following proteins:
- a CDS encoding alanine--glyoxylate aminotransferase family protein, with protein MMKRRLYTPGPTPIPPEAVLAMAQPIEYHRSQEFRALVRRVRENLRYVWCTESEVAILAASGTGAMEFAIVNLFSPGDTVAGIRGGKFGERWGDIATAYGLAYVPIDVEWGTSPDAEEVASVLDAHPGAKALLTTLCETSTGALQDICAYSDVTQERGTLLVVDAVSALGADEIRMDAWGVDALVSCSQKGLMTPPGLAFCALSERARQASERSTLPKHYFSYAKALKNQAKDETPFTPAISLLYGLDAALTAMREEGIENVWARHARLAHATRAGAKALGLPLFAAHPANALTSIRLPDDCDGAALVRHIRNAHGAIFAGGQEHLAGRIVRIAHLGWMDNYDVLTALGALECGMRDVGMDIRLGAGVAAVLEALSQPPV; from the coding sequence TTGATGAAGCGGCGGCTCTACACGCCCGGTCCCACGCCGATACCGCCCGAAGCGGTGCTCGCCATGGCGCAGCCCATCGAGTATCACCGCTCGCAGGAGTTCCGCGCTTTGGTGCGGCGCGTGCGCGAGAACCTGCGCTACGTCTGGTGCACGGAATCCGAAGTCGCCATTCTCGCGGCGTCTGGGACGGGCGCGATGGAGTTCGCCATCGTCAACCTATTCTCGCCGGGCGATACGGTCGCGGGCATCCGGGGTGGGAAGTTCGGGGAACGCTGGGGCGACATCGCGACGGCGTACGGCTTGGCGTACGTGCCCATCGACGTCGAGTGGGGAACCAGCCCGGACGCTGAGGAGGTCGCATCGGTGCTGGACGCTCATCCGGGCGCCAAAGCCCTGCTAACGACGCTCTGCGAGACCTCGACCGGTGCACTCCAGGACATCTGCGCATACAGCGACGTGACTCAAGAGCGCGGGACGCTCCTCGTCGTGGATGCCGTCAGCGCTTTGGGCGCGGACGAGATCCGCATGGACGCTTGGGGAGTCGATGCCCTCGTGTCGTGTTCCCAGAAGGGCTTGATGACACCGCCGGGACTCGCCTTCTGCGCGCTGAGCGAACGAGCGCGGCAGGCGAGCGAACGCTCGACGCTGCCCAAGCACTATTTCTCCTACGCCAAGGCGCTGAAGAACCAAGCCAAGGACGAAACGCCCTTTACGCCGGCGATCTCGCTCCTCTATGGTCTCGACGCGGCGCTGACCGCCATGCGCGAAGAAGGCATCGAGAACGTCTGGGCGCGGCATGCACGACTTGCCCACGCGACGCGCGCCGGAGCGAAGGCGCTCGGACTGCCGCTCTTCGCGGCGCATCCGGCGAACGCGCTGACATCCATCCGATTGCCCGACGACTGCGATGGCGCGGCTCTAGTGCGGCACATCCGCAACGCGCATGGAGCCATCTTCGCGGGCGGGCAGGAGCATCTCGCAGGCAGGATCGTGCGGATCGCGCATCTGGGCTGGATGGACAACTACGATGTGCTGACCGCTCTGGGCGCTCTCGAGTGCGGGATGCGCGACGTCGGGATGGATATCCGCCTGGGCGCAGGAGTGGCCGCAGTCCTCGAGGCGCTCAGCCAGCCTCCCGTCTAG